Proteins encoded within one genomic window of Plasmodium cynomolgi strain B DNA, chromosome 11, whole genome shotgun sequence:
- a CDS encoding oxidoreductase short-chain dehydrogenase family (putative), with translation MEVKNKARSFLGVILTDPSLKRFLIFILVSGVIWCLPLYKILIYVLQKKHYNLSSIDDKIYEYVTNISAIVTYYYLLCVMNIGGTSKWVMKNAHLLRGKCVIVTGGYKGIGLAAVTEFVKFGCEVVLACRSVEHMEFVKTDLLTRYPDAKIHCVQLDLASYKSVESCANQILSKFPKVDILVNNAGIVSKKLEYVNGLERTFFVNYLGHFYLTKLLHKRIVASDTLVVNLSSIAHSMLKESDVNYDFICEKGSTRNTNSNLLYRREYNFSKLCMLYYTQQLQRRFENEKTKACAVSINPGLVRTELFRNEKCWFRALAKNLIFSKSPLQGAQTILYVCLLDREKLAKGSYYSDCKVDYVRSYARDLQKSEVHPKKYARKFMLIFGCHESS, from the exons atggaagtgaaaaacaaagcaaGATCATTTCTCGGGGTTATTCTGACTGACCCCTCATTAAAACGgttcctcatttttatccTAGTCTCAGGAGTAATTTG GTGTTTACCCCTATATAAAATCCTGATCTatgttcttcaaaaaaagcaCTACAATTTGTCTTCAATTGATGATAAAATTTACGAATACGTTACAAACATCTCAGCCATTGTCACTTATTATTATCTTTTGTGCGTGATGAACATTGGTGGTACTTCCAAATGGGTgatgaaaaatgcacatttgtTAAGAGGAAAATGCGTTATTGTAACGG ggGGTTATAAAGGAATCGGGCTAGCCGCCGTAACCGAATTCGTGAAGTTCGGTTGCGAAGTTGTTTTGGCCTGCCGATCGGTAGAACACATGGAATTTGTGAAGACGGACTTGTTGACCAGATATCCCGA CGCCAAGATCCACTGTGTGCAACTTGACTTGGCAAGTTACAAAAGCGTAGAAAGCTGTGCCAATCAGATACTCAGCAAATTCCCCAAAGTAGATATACTAGTCAACAATGcgg GAATTGTGAGTAAAAAGCTTGAGTACGTAAATGGGCTGGAAAGGACCTTCTTCGTTAACTACCTGGGCCACTTCTACTTAACCAAATTGCTTCATAAGAGAATCGTAGCATCTGACACGCTGGTTGTAAATCTGAGTAGCATAGCGCACAGTATGTTAAAAGAATCG GATGTAAACTACGATTTTATATGCGAAAAAGGCTCCACGAGGAATACCAACTCGAATTTGCTATACCGACGGGAGTACAACTTTTCCAAGCTCTGCATGCTTTACTACACGCAGCAGTTGCAGAGGAg ATTTGAGAACGAAAAAACCAAGGCGTGCGCCGTGTCCATTAACCCGGGACTGGTGCGCACTGAACTCTTCCGGAACGAAAAATGCTGGTTCAGGGCATTGgccaaaaatttaattttctccaaatcCCCCCTGCAAGGCGCCCAGACCATTCT ATATGTGTGCCTTCTAGATCGAGAGAAGCTGGCCAAGGGCTCCTACTACTCCGACTGCAAAGTGGACTATGTCAGGAGCTATGCGCGGGACCTGCAGAAGTCCGAGGTACACCCAAAAAAATACGCTCGCAAATTTATGCTCATATTTGGCTGCCACGAAAGCAGTTGA
- a CDS encoding hypothetical protein (putative), producing the protein MNSKILEVLNLIDEKSFKKCEKVIAAGLKAKKNEKLYLLLKCLLHSHVNEIDKCKQILETLEVDDSDENAFYILRTIYTNLNEGEKLIHLYEEKLKKAESGNKSLSITNGSSGNVGSAIVSRSNHINASSNSVSTYISSNNMRVAQKEKVDVERILRNLFDYCLNTSFFKKGSNLSLKLYKQTNDSKYLLYNSYLLYMNNSNNNTQIYNLALNFLKNYKCYGNNKVTENFSFFLVFFFINIKLRNYEECIKIVEYAKSNNFFLNPLQYQVYKLYVQFIFNKLDNCIDVLAELIKELPENTDYYILYIDLIIYQLHKHNPDMEVENVFNLYKNDLMYLEFFQKCFIHMCVQKVKAFPENIHTFWNCIVEDGSDGSDGSGGSHSYYKDVMNLVLSMDQVNVSTVNEVGNGQNEMGGSGADGESGLNDFGSDNSDAGSSHHEGGNKRKGRRECHKPFESIMNKLESLIEDYKNDVLKIYKKHDVKVYLYMLLSFVLKESRNYNMFYSIKNHLSLLKDDMIAILIVFVKIILKKLYVAISTEMKALSMGNFPRNELKKEIQKNILLFYKQIYNFEKLLYVLYKKDVHESFNRIFSMFIQVTNNLDLKLRDDNFVVLLVEMALYLDKYNLCEPEQKSSFDEAVTHMHNLVNSRCDELNLGGCKNVDEFLGPIGSYECAVVEGQEGSNATNGGTPQGSNSEAYHIPNVQNGSTTIFEINEEGKNERDIHLTNRMYYIAALSVLKYSYNYRIRMTEKENEEKKVKPILNNDYINVLVLMIYLNNVIGNFTNLSNLIDKLNIKNIQLITYSYFSYAENLLKNILNYYNVQQGNLKNSVSKCFQNNSVFKVNEIVNAYFLNSSNIIFYFIKLLYIFKKQLEAARGGFHFSMFGSVKKDYAIHNEYCTKFPPMKEISNGRSRSEKPSGASKSANGDIAGAKGEAPNSSSTKGNPGDNGRSNTSMSNCPISNEFFNMLKRLNEDILQEEQDFKSNYSKLMLNKFNFLTIDNQTILIKYNVPSFRFTLYKSYDTFFYNHILYETLNPLEEFQFLKDIKILNTTEANSVNLLKDIKTVYPMILLSNFYNLKGSVYITSHENILGCKNMGDVLHYSDKNVSQECAQSSNEVPFDKIKEHASYSMNDHEIDFFINNNIYVSFDKDNYNYRNKFIFKSNKPKFQFNENSFSSPFNICLTELFNYPIQTLYLNAIILNTVMYLFHKSFNYLSVTDEVRKTKLISKAKCAFLYLTYIVSYYQLTEGLTNGDLLYMQKELDDFTVGTDMSHFKRENDPVKNGEGAVPNQVTSSVESPTRNDKKTTGKDYIPIDPLFRKKYGQDVFKKYEIMQAAYHNDMYSKNSALHYKSVLLNLNMYIRILAGDSNVKEFTDKLQFLDNIIYLNVSNELNIFKQILEKDNSYQIINMSCLFKQYNYLVHNVTIFTLIIQSLYNHGKKKVSSENNMLIKSYLMRKVALLCDVNKNLLSLSEVLDNYKPVKASEVLKKFELELAGEIAASCKQHVLNLYNLFNGKMLIIKSYV; encoded by the exons ATGAATTCTAAGATACTGGAGGTGCTGAACCTGATCGACGAGAAGTCGTTCAAGAAATGTGAAAAGGTTATAGCAGCGGGACTGAAGGCAAAGAAGAATGAGAAGCTGTACCTGTTGTTGAAGTGCCTTCTTCATTCTCACGTGAATGAGATAGACAAGTGTAAGCAGATATTGGAGACACTGGAAGTAGATGACTCCGATGAAAATGCGTTTTACATATTAAGAACCAtatacacaaatttgaatGAGGGTGAAAAGTTAATCCATTTGTATGAGGAGAAATTGAAGAAGGCAGAATCGGGTAACAAGAGTCTGAGTATCACCAATGGCAGCAGCGGTAACGTTGGGAGCGCCATCGTAAGCAGGAGCAATCACATCAACGCCAGCAGTAACAGCGTCAGTACATATATCAGCAGTAACAACATGAGAGTtgcacaaaaggaaaaagtggatGTGGAAAGGATTCTAAGGAACCTTTTTGATTACTGCCTAAATACgagttttttcaaaaaaggaagtaatttgtctttaaaattgtataaGCAGACAAACGATTCAAAGTATCTCCTGTACAACAGCTACCTCCTCTACATGAACAACTCGAACAACAACACACAAATCTACAACTTGGCacttaactttttaaaaaattataaatgttaCGGTAACAATAAAGTCACAGaaaacttttccttttttttagtgtttttttttattaacataaaattgaGAAATTATGAAGAGTGCATAAAGATAGTGGAATACGCAAAGagcaacaatttttttctcaacccATTGCAATACCAGGTGTACAAACTCTACgtacaatttattttcaacaAGCTAGATAATTGTATTGACGTTTTAGCAGAACTGATAAAGGAGCTCCCAGAAAACACTGACTACTACATCCTCTACATTGACCTCATCATTTATCAGCTACACAAACATAACCCAGACATGGAGGTCGAGAATGTTTtcaatttgtacaaaaacGATTTGATGTACTTGgagttttttcaaaaatgcttcatacatatgtgtgttcAGAAGGTTAAGGCGTTCCCCGAGAATATTCATACCTTTTGGAACTGCATCGTAGAGGACGGGTCGGACGGATCGGACGGGTCGGGGGGTTCCCATAGCTACTACAAAGATGTGATGAATTTGGTTCTTTCGATGGACCAGGTGAATGTCAGCACGGTGAACGAGGTGGGAAATGGACAAAACGAGATGGGAGGTAGCGGCGCAGATGGGGAAAGTGGCCTGAATGATTTCGGAAGTGATAATAGTGATGCAGGAAGTAGCCATCAcgaggggggaaacaaacgAAAGGGTAGGCGGGAATGCCACAAACCCTTCGAAAGCataatgaacaaattggagaGCCTAATAGAGGActacaaaaatgatgttcTGAAGATCTATAAGAAACACGACGTGAAGGTGTACCTCTACATGTTACTCTCCTTTGTGCTAAAAGAAAGCAGAAATTATAACATGTTTTATTCAATTAAAAATCACCTTAGTCTTTTGAAGGACGACATGATAGCTATCCTCATCGTATTCGTGAaaatcattttgaaaaaactaTACGTAGCAATTAGCACCGAAATGAAGGCACTATCGATGGGAAATTTCCCTCGAAACGAattgaagaaagaaatacaaaaaaatattttattgttcTACAAGCAAATTTACAACTTTGAAAAGCTCCTTTATGTGTTGTATAAAAAAGATGTGCACGAATCTTTCAatcgaattttttccatgttcATTCAAGTGACCAACAATTTGGACTTAAAACTTCGGGATGATAACTTCGTTGTTCTGTTGGTCGAAATGGCTTTATACTTAGACAAGTACAACCTCTGTGAACCTGAGCAGAAGAGCAGCTTTGACGAGGCTGTGACACACATGCACAATTTGGTGAACAGCAGATGTGACGAGTTGAACCTCGGAGGGTGCAAAAATGTCGATGAATTCCTTGGCCCCATTGGTTCCTACGAGTGTGCAGTAGTGGAGGGTCAAGAAGGTTCCAATGCGACGAATGGAGGAACTCCACAGGGAAGCAACTCAGAAGCGTACCACATCCCGAATGTCCAAAACGGAAGTACCACCATTTTTGAGATCAAtgaggaagggaaaaatgaaagggaCATCCATTTAACAAACAGGATGTATTACATTGCCGCCCTGAGTGTTCTAAAGTACTCATACAATTATCGCATCCGCATGACGGAGAAGGAGAATGAAGAGAAGAAAGTAAAACCGATTCTAAATAACGACTATATAAATGTACTGGTCCTGATGATCTACCTCAACAACGTGATTGGAAATTTCACCAATTTATCAAACCTAATTGATAAGCTGAACATAAAGAATATCCAATTGATCAC CTATTCCTACTTTAGCTATGCTGaaaatttgctaaaaaatattttgaactATTACAATGTGCAGCAGGGAAATTTGAAGAACTCAGTCAGCAAGTGctttcaaaataattctgTATTTAAGGTGAACGAAATTGtgaatgcatattttttgaattcctcgaatatcattttttattttattaagttgttatacatttttaagaagCAGCTGGAGGCAGCGAGGGGTGGGTTTCACTTCAGCATGTTTGGAAGTGTCAAAAAGGACTACGCAATTCATAATGAGTACTGCACGAAGTTTCCACCTATGAAGGAGATTTCCAATGGCAGGAGTAGAAGTGAGAAACCAAGTGGGGCGAGTAAGTCAGCCAACGGAGATATCGCAGGTGCTAAGGGGGAGGCCCCCAACTCGAGCAGTACGAAGGGTAATCCTGGTGATAATGGGCGTAGCAACACCTCCATGAGCAATTGCCCCATTAGCAACGAATTCTTCAATATGCTAAAACGACTGAATGAAGATATCCTGCAGGAGGAGCAAGACTTTAAGAGTAACTACTCCAAGTTGATGCTAAACAAGTTTAATTTCCTCACAATAGACAACCAAAcgattttaataaaatataacgtCCCCTCCTTCCGGTTCACTCTTTACAAATCGTATGACACTTTCTTTTACAACCACATTTTGTACGAGACGTTGAACCCGTTGGAAGAGTTTCAATTCTTGAAGGacatcaaaattttaaacacaACCGAAGCGAATAGTGTCAACCTGCTGAAGGATATTAAGACAGTGTACCCAATGATATTGCTGTCCAACTTTTACAACTTGAAGGGCAGCGTTTATATAACTAGTCATGAAAATATACTTGGTTGTAAAAACATGGGAGATGTTCTTCACTATAGTGATAAAAACGTTTCGCAGGAATGTGCACAGAGTAGTAACGAAGTGCCATTTGATAAGATCAAAGAGCATGCGAGCTACAGCATGAACGACCACGAAATTGACTTTTTCATAAacaataatatttatgtaagTTTCGACAAGGATAACTACAATTACCGCAATAAGTTTATCTTCAAATCGAATAAACCCAAGTTccaatttaatgaaaattccTTCTCGTCTCCCTTCAATATTTGCCTAACCGAGCTGTTTAACTACCCCATCCAAACGCTCTATTTAAATGCAATTATTCTAAATACAGTCATGTATTTGTTTCATAAATCTTTTAATTACTTATCCGTCACGGATGAAGTCAGGAAGACGAAATTGATCAGTAAGGCCAAGTGTGCCTTTCTTTATCTCACCTATATTGTCTCTTATTATCAGTTAACAGAGGGCCTAACCAATGGGGACCTtctatatatgcaaaaagaaTTGGATGACTTCACCGTGGGGACAGATATGTCCCACTTTAAGAGGGAAAACGATCCTGTGAAGAATGGCGAAGGAGCAGTTCCCAACCAAGTTACCTCATCTGTTGAATCCCCCACCcgtaatgataaaaaaacaacggGAAAAGATTACATCCCAATCGACCCCCTCTTTAGAAAGAAATATGGACAAGATGTTTTCAAAAAGTACGAAATTATGCAAGCCGCTTACCACAATGATATGTATAGCAAAAACTCCGCTCTGCATTATAAAAGTGTATTGCTAAATTTGAACATGTATATAAGAATCCTTGCTGGAGATAGTAACGTGAAGGAGTTCACCGACAAGCTGCAATTCTTggataatattatttacctCAACGTGTCCAACGAATTAAATATCTTCAAGCAAATTTTAGAAAAGGACAACTCATATCAGATTATAAACATGTCATGTTTGTTCAAGCAATACAACTATCTTGTACACAATGTTACCATCTTCACCTTAATAATTCAGTCCCTTTACAACCATGGTAAAAAGAAAGTCTCTAGTGAAAATAACATGCTTATCAAAAGTTACCTCATGAGAAAGGTTGCACTGTTGTGCGATGTGAATAAAAACTTGCTTTCTCTTTCCGAGGTTCTAGACAACTACAAGCCTGTGAAAGCGTCAGAAGTTTTGAAAAAGTTCGAGTTGGAGTTGGCGGGCGAAATTGCCGCCTCGTGCAAGCAGCATGTTTTGAATTTGTACAATTTGTTCAACGGGAAGATGCTCATTATCAAGTCATACGTGTGA
- a CDS encoding hypothetical protein (putative), with amino-acid sequence MDEFKSSRDYLGHRENNSESALGGKTNDNQTGVLKEPLNEPLTEPTLSRNGIKKAPSSKSHFEENHRGSEKDARLRCRSNLSDKVQMKDGAVLSSKNTSVTNSIASADSYKAEDSFEKFFQISREAKQELSEHVNKLLSHANESDRFETPRKNSTETDKSYDQMNKKGNNIKPTYDQDDVYENFRKMQTSLYDGANEATSFIMTNVFSKKIDIEKNIVKYDDMLSKHSENFFKRFELFEQEDESMDEAEAGISLVDKLCEYFTYVMFLTLNR; translated from the exons ATGGATGAATTTAAAAGCAGTAGAGATTATCTGGGGCATAGGGAAAATAACTCGGAAAGTGCCttagggggaaaaacgaatGATAATCAAACGGGGGTGTTAAAGGAGCCACTAAATGAGCCATTGACGGAGCCAACCCTTTCACGTAacggaataaaaaaagcaccCTCGTCTAAGTCCCATTTCGAGGAAAACCACAGAGGCAGCGAAAAGGATGCACGCCTGCGATGTAGAAGCAACCTGAGCGATAAGGTGCAAATGAAAGACGGAGCTGTTCTTTCAAGTAAAAACACAAGTGTGACAAATAGTATAGCTTCTGCGGATTCTTATAAAGCTGAAGattcttttgaaaaattttttcaaataagtAGAGAAGCAAAACAAGAACTATCCGAAcatgtaaataaattattaagcCATGCGAATGAGTCAGATCGGTTCGAGACCCCCAGGAAAAATAGTACCGAAACGGACAAAAGCTATGATcagatgaacaaaaaagggaacaacaTCAAac ctacTTATGATCAAGATGATGTGTATGAAAATTTCAGGAAAATGCAAACATCATTATACGATGGGGCAAATGAAGCCACTTCTTTTATTATGACAAACGTATTCAGTAAAAAGATAGACATTGAAAAGAATATCGTGAAGTATGATGATATGTTGTCTAAACATAGTGAGAACTTCTTTAAAAGATTTGAGCTTTTCGAGCAAGAGGATGAGTCCATGGATGAGGCAGAAGCAG GAATCAGTCTTGTGGATAAGTTATGTGAGTACTTCACCTACGTGATGTTCTTAACGTTGAACAGGTGA
- a CDS encoding hypothetical protein (putative) has product MQKSSYMQNAWHKLNKAMQNIQNVILTEDDSLFVSEKDTHVKGNNSSKDEDDLTKGELQHGGSNGKKVLSQTVRSVNCSPVKATTTATANATTPGGSLEGPPNLVDTKNVLYEEIVNSIILFDNLMRNEKVQLLINEYQIDYYTSDKQKNDFLLLNYVYISKYMLLILTKFLNINLMEKMEIIQMSKEEYEHSVMHLFLNILKLGNFPQRSGTNDPLSQHHNYNLNWQGSVNSSLLHYKEEEKVGPAHLSYKGSEQVVDALHTVTNGMNTSAQGREETAHASHHNAEGNLENVNEHSTHHHQVNNHEGLVYNPNYDHNNKNYPHHNANYHHNGPHLNTREEGNTKCYQYSTKSDIFNPRIDKENRKSGSTEGVISIGGGSGAVMHRPSNVENNMHNSPDKCKNNVCQSGETATHFTKNHLSYSKSMDVSERDLFTSELHRRREFFPKKSSVIECREEDFCINEAKIDLKNIIKSMKEENNVKIDLLNDKIKYLEAEIIKSKERLFTFQELEEDVEKYKREINSKNKIIEEMIREKSLLQNDISVMQSKLEHSSKFNEDRKKLTKYCQENHVDKQIIMEMLKNSRDSLKASTIKNQVFLILCDILGIKNIIENVAMQEKTISDQFLEFLDEETKDP; this is encoded by the exons ATGCAAAAAAGTAGTTAC ATGCAAAATGCGTGGCATAAACTCAACAAGGCGATGCAAAACATTCAAAATGTGATTCTCACAGAGGATGATTCATTATTTGTGAGTGAAAAAGACACACACGTGAAGGGAAACAATTCGAGTAAGGATGAGGATGATCTGACAAAGGGGGAATTGCAACATGGTGGTTCCAATGGGAAGAAGGTGTTGTCTCAAACCGTGCGCAGTGTGAACTGTTCCCCAGTTAAAGCTACCACCACCGCTACCGCTAACGCGACCACTCCGGGTGGCAGCCTCGAGGGTCCCCCCAACTTAGTGGACACGAAAAATGTCTTGTACGAAGAAATAGTGAAtagcataattttgtttGACAACCTGATGAGGAACGAAAAAGTGCAGCTGCTAATTAATGAGTACCAAATTGATTACTACACATCtgacaaacaaaaaaatgattttcttttattgaattatgtgtacataagTAAATACATGCTTCTCATTTTaaccaaatttttaaacataaaccTTATGGAGAAAATGGAGATCATTCAAATGAGCAAGGAAGAATACGAGCATAGCGTAATGCACCTCTTTCTTAACATCCTAAAACTGGGGAACTTTCCCCAACGCAGTGGAACTAACGACCCACTTTCTCAACACCATAATTACAACCTAAATTGGCAAGGAAGTGTCAACAGTAGTCTTCTTCATTacaaggaggaagaaaaggtagGACCTGCGCATCTTAGTTATAAAGGCTCGGAACAGGTGGTAGACGCTCTTCACACTGTAACAAATGGGATGAACACTTCTGCTCAGGGGAGGGAAGAAACGGCTCACGCCTCACATCATAACGCAGAGGGGAATTTGGAAAACGTAAATGAGCACAGCACCCATCATCACCAAGTGAACAATCACGAAGGTTTGGTTTACAATCCAAATTATGAccataataataaaaattatcccCATCATAATGCAAATTATCACCATAATGGTCCACATTTGAACACACGGGAAGAGGGCAACACAAAATGTTACCAGTACAGTACCAAGAGTGACATTTTTAACCCGCGTATAGATAAAGAGAACAGGAAAAGTGGAAGCACTGAAGGGGTGATCAGCATaggagggggaagcggaGCAGTCATGCATCGCCCAAGTAATGTCGAAAACAATATGCACAACTCCCCAGATAAgtgcaaaaataatgtttgTCAAAGTGGAGAAACGGCTACACATTTTACAAAGAATCATTTATCGTATAGCAAATCTATGGATGTAAGCGAAAGGGATTTATTTACTTCAGAGTTACACAGAAGGAGAGAATTCTTTCCCAAAAAAAGTTCCGTCATCGAATGTAGAGAGGAAGATTTCTGCATAAACGAAGCGAAGAtcgatttgaaaaatatcatcaaatcgatgaaggaggaaaataatgTCAAAATAGACCTTCTAAATGATAAGATAAAATATCTGGAGGCAGAAATTATTAAAAGTAAGGAACGCCTCTTCACGTTTCAAGAGCTGGAAGAGGATgtggaaaaatacaaaagagaaataaatagcaaaaataaaattatagaagAGATGATTCGCGAAAAAAGCCTTCTGCAAAATGATATCAGCGTAATGCAGTCGAAACTCGAACACAGTAGCAAGTTTAATGAGGATAGGAAGAAGCTTACTAAATACTGCCAAGAAAATCACGTAGACAAACAAATCATTATGGAAATGCTAAAAAATAGTCGTGATTCTCTAAAAGCCAGCACTATTAAAAATCAAGTGTTCCTCATTTTGTGCGACATTTTGggcattaaaaatatcatagAGAACGTGGCCATGCAGGAGAAAACTATATCAGACCAGTTCTTGGAGTTCCTCGACGAGGAGACGAAGGACCCCTGA
- a CDS encoding hypothetical protein (putative): protein MGKVNIKDYSNVCKWFKRLSNKKSMPLLPEKKEERLKKFTNFSLYHIMEKYEFVPNLLLQTEYMYPLLQKSPEALRQSYFNHYKLSSQGNRAK, encoded by the coding sequence atggggaaggtaAACATAAAGGACTACAGTAACGTGTGCAAATGGTTTAAAAGACTGAGCAACAAGAAGTCCATGCCATTGCTAccggagaaaaaggaagagaggctgaaaaaatttacgaactTTTCCCTATACCATATAATGGAAAAGTACGAGTTCGTTCCGAACCTACTCCTGCAGACGGAGTATATGTATCCGCTTCTGCAGAAGAGCCCCGAGGCCCTGCGACAGTCCTACTTTAACCACTACAAGCTTTCGAGCCAGGGGAACCGGGCGAAGTAG
- a CDS encoding poly(A) polymerase PAP (putative) — protein sequence MHTVYESENLLECSNFILRSKESIEDFLQLSDIKEENEDTYLNYNIECALSKSLEEEGGGRGGGMGRKDTSFRSRRETINNESGIEGELHKKYKYGVSDPISLNYPTDEDLKRANDVVELLKSYNLYETEHALKKRERVLGMINKLFHEFVVEISISQGINEEDAKYIHGNLYTFGSYRLGVITPNSDIDCIFLAPQNITREIFFNEFYLKLQQDKNVRKLQALPETYTPIIQFMYDDVDIDLLLATLPYRTLKDCYYSLDNDYILKNLDEVTVRSLNGIRVADLILASVPHKDHFRNTLRYIKLWAKSRGIYSNILGFLGGISWALLTAKVCQLYPNYNVSQLICKFFRVYSIWNWKYPVLIQNINKYNHVDGLRNFSVWDPEKNIKDKLHVMPIITPAFPCMNSTHNVTYCTRSILIDEFKRAHYIINYMEMNPGANVTFVMNQANGIVTPVSTPSSNSSSSSSSIWTNILQPLDLFATYKHFLHIQIMATNELIYNSWKGWIESKIRLLFKKLETINELRIRPYPKFYVYKKDNTCVFLKNIYDNTFNLSYAIRDFIDIVLNWPQKSKYPNSYKINISYQKKSQVLEFLASVTSDVDDPQGKEPSGDEKAANGNGLPEGDEAVQR from the exons ATGCATACCGTCTACGAAAGCGAAAACCTGCTGGAGTGCAGCAACTTCATCCTGCGGAGCAAAGAATCGATCGAGGATTTTCTGCAGCTAAGTGAtattaaagaagaaaatgaagacacCTATCTGAATTACAACATAGAATGTGCGCTGAGTAAAAGtctggaggaggaaggaggagggagaggaggaggaatgGGTAGGAAAGACACCTCCTTCCGAAGTAGGAGAGAAACAATAAATAACGAATCGGGCATAGAAGGAGAATTACACAAAAAGTACAAATACGGAGTGTCAGATCCAATTTCCCTTAATTATCCCACGGATGAAGATTTAAAAAGAGCAAATGACGTGGTGGAATTATTGAAAAGCTACAATTTGTACGAAACGGAAcatgctttaaaaaagagggaaaggGTATTAGGGAtgattaataaattatttcatgAATTTGTTGTGGAAATATCGATAAGTCAAGGGataaatgaagaagatgcaaaatatatacatgggAATTTGTATACATTTGGCTCCTACCGATTAGGAGTTATAACCCCTAACAGTGATATcgattgtatttttttagcaCCTCAAAATATAACGAGGGAAATCTTTTTTAATGAGTTTTACTTAAAATTACAGCAGGATAAAAATGTGCGTAAGTTGCAGGCTCTTCCGGAGACATACACTCCCATAATTCAATTCATGTATGATGATGTGGACATCGACTTGTTGTTAGCAACCTTGCCATATAGAACACTAAAGGATTGCTATTACTCACTAGataatgattatattttaaaaaatctagACGAAGTGACGGTAAGGTCTCTCAACGGTATAAGAGTAGCTGACTTAATATTAGCCTCAGTGCCCCACAAGGACCACTTTAGAAACACACTCCGGTACATTAAACTATGGGCAAAAAGCAGAGGAATTTACAGCAACATTTTAGGCTTTCTTGGAGGTATTTCATGGGCATTATTGACAGCCAAAGTTTGCCAACTATATCCTAATTATAATGTTAGCCAATTgatatgtaaattttttagagTCTATTCTATATGGAATTGGAAGTACCCTGtccttatacaaaatataaacaagTACAATCATGTAGATGGGTTGAGAAACTTCTCCGTATGGGATCCtgagaaaaatatcaaaGATAAATTACACGTTATGCCGATTATCACTCCTGCCTTCCCTTGTATGAATTCAACTCACAATGTGACGTACTGTACCAGGAGCATCCTCATAGATGAGTTTAAGAGAGCCCACTACATCATCAACTATATGGAAATGAATCCAGGTGCGAATGTCACCTTTGTTATGAATCAGGCAAATGGGATCGTCACTCCGGTCAGCACTCCCAGCAGTAacagcagtagtagtagtagtagcatATGGACCAACATACTCCAGCCACTTGACCTCTTCGCCACATACAAACATTTTCTGCACATCCAAATAATGGCCACCAACGAGCTTATATACAATTCGTGGAAAGGCTGGATTGAAAGCAAAATCAGATTGCTATTCAAAAAACTGGAAACTATTAACGAACTCAGAATAAGACCCTATCCCAAGTTCTACGTTTACAAGAAGGATAA cacttgtgtttttttaaaaaatatttacgacAATACATTCAATTTGTCCTATGCCATTCGAGATTTTATCGACATAGTTCTTAATTGGCCGCAAAAAAGTAAGTACCCCAAttcttacaaaattaatataagTTACCAGAAGAAGTCCCAAGTTTTGGAGTTCCTGGCCAGCGTTACGTCCGACGTAGACGACCCGCAGGGGAAGGAACCGAGTGGGGACGAGAAGGCGGCAAACGGGAATGGGTTGCCCGAGGGGGACGAAGCGGTGCAGAGGTGA